Proteins from one Impatiens glandulifera chromosome 2, dImpGla2.1, whole genome shotgun sequence genomic window:
- the LOC124925595 gene encoding spermine synthase, translated as MEGEGTGMKKIMDEKSSNHRDASDSVNIPSCCLKARSSAPELEAKCHSTVVSGWFSEPYSPSGEGQKHVYFNNPMWPGEAHSLKVEKILFKEKSQYQEIMVFESSTYGKVLVLDGIVQLAEKDECAYQEMIVHLPLCSIESPKTVLVVGGGDGGVLREISRHNSVKLIDICEIDKMVIDVSRKFFPELAIGFEDPRVRLHVCDAVEFLRRVPEGKYDAIIVDSSDPVGPAQELVERPFFETTARALRPGGVFCSMTESMWLHTHLIQDMVSICRETFKGSLHYAWANVPTYPSGVIGFLLCSTEGGGAAVDFLRPINPIEKIEGALEQRRELMFYNSQIHKAAFALPSFLKREVPALQ; from the exons ATGGAGGGGGAAGGCACAGGAATGAAGAAGATTATGGATGAGAAATCGAGTAATCACAGGGATGCTTCTGATAGTGTTAATATCCCTTCATGTTGCTTGAAAGCTAGGTCCTCTGCCCCTGAGCTTGAAGCCAAATGCCATTCCACAGTTGTTTCTGGATGGTTCTCAGAACCTTATTCCCCCTCAG GTGAAGGTCAAAAGCATGTATATTTCAATAATCCAATGTGGCCAG GAGAAGCACATTCACTTAAAGTGGAGAAGATTTTGTTCAAGGAGAAATCTCAGTACCAAGAAATTATGGTTTTTGAG TCTTCAACATATGGGAAAGTGCTTGTTCTGGATGGCATTGTTCAGTTAGCAGAGAAAGATGAGTGTGCATATCAGGAGATGATAGTTCATCTTCCCCTTTGCTCCATTGAATCTCCTAAAACC GTGTTGGTTGTAGGAGGTGGCGATGGTGGTGTTCTTAGGGAAATTTCTCGCCATAACTCAGTAAAACTAATTGATATATGTGAAATTGATAAGATGGTTATTGAT GTTAGTAGGAAGTTCTTCCCTGAGTTGGCTATTGGTTTTGAGGATCCTCGCGTTCGACTCCATGTTTGCGACG CTGTCGAATTCTTACGTCGTGTACCTGAAGGGAAGTACGACGCGATCATTGTTGATTCCTCGGACCCTGTAG GTCCTGCTCAAGAACTTGTGGAGAGACCATTTTTCGAGACAACAGCGAGAGCATTAAGACCTGGCGGAGTTTTCTGTAGCATGACAGAAAGTATGTGGCTTCACACACATTTAATTCAGGATATGGTTTCTATTTGCCGCGAAACATTCAAGGGTTCTCTTCATTATGCTTGGGCAAATGTTCCAACATATCCAAG CGGTGTTATTGGTTTCCTTTTATGCTCGACTGAGGGCGGGGGTGCAGCTGTGGATTTTCTTAGGCCTATCAATCCCATTGAGAAGATAGAGGGAGCTCTGGAACAGAGAAGAGAATTGATGTTCTACAACTCCCAg ATTCACAAAGCCGCGTTTGCCTTACCTTCGTTTTTGAAGAGGGAGGTTCCTGCACTCCAATAA